From one Formosa sediminum genomic stretch:
- the trxA gene encoding thioredoxin: MALEITDANFEETVLKSDKPVVVDFWAAWCGPCRMVGPIIDEISTEYDGKAVVGKVDVDANQDFASKYGVRNIPTVLVFQNGEVVGRQVGVAPKKAYTDAIDQLL, from the coding sequence ATGGCATTAGAAATAACAGACGCAAATTTTGAGGAAACTGTATTAAAAAGTGACAAACCTGTAGTTGTAGATTTTTGGGCTGCTTGGTGTGGTCCTTGTCGTATGGTTGGTCCTATTATTGATGAAATAAGTACAGAATACGATGGTAAAGCCGTTGTAGGTAAAGTAGATGTTGACGCAAATCAAGATTTTGCTTCAAAATATGGTGTACGTAACATTCCAACTGTTTTGGTGTTCCAAAACGGAGAAGTTGTTGGTCGCCAAGTTGGTGTAGCGCCTAAAAAAGCATATA